In Flavobacterium luteolum, the DNA window TCAGATTAATAATATGGACGGAAAGCTTAGAATTAAAATATCAATTGCCGACCGCGTTTACCCACTTACGGTTGAACCGGCTCAGGAAGAAGGACTTAGAAGTGCTTCTAAAAAAATTGATGCTATGATCAAGCAGTTCGAAGAAAATTACGCGGTTCGTGACAAACAAGATGTTCTAGCCATGTGTGCATTACAATTTGCATCGCAAGTAGAACAAAAACAGATTGATAATGCAATCGATGGAGAGGAAACTATCGAAAGAATTAAAAGATTAAACACGCTTTTAGATCAATATCTCGAAAATTAAACGTTCTTTACAGAAACTAAGATACTGCCTACATTAGTTCACAATTGGTAAACTCAACACTAACAATTTAGAATGAGCAAATCGTCGCTACTATAGTATGCCCTCCTTTTGGCTGGGAAACTTGAACAGTGAGTTAGCTCAAAACTTGTCTTTACGAGTTTATACAAGCAATTAATGTAGGCTTTTTTTATATATAAACCCTAACAAACATGGACATCATAACGATCATCATTGGTATTGTAGGTATTGCAGCAGGATTTGCAATAGCTAAAATTATCGAGAAAAGTAATATTTCAAACCTAATTAAAAACGCTAAAAAAGAAGCAGCTTCTATCTTAAAAGACGCTAATTTAGAGGCAGAAAACATCAAAAAAGATAAAATTCTTCAAGCAAAAGAGCGTTTTATCGAACTAAAATCAGAACACGAACAAGTTATTTTAGCACGTGACAAAAAAGTGGCTGAAGTAGAAAAACGCGTTCGCGATAAAGAATCTCAAGTTTCTAACGAACTTTCTAAAGCTAAAAAAGTAAACGACGATTTTGAAGCAAGAACAGCTGAATACGAAAACAAAATTGAAGTTTTAGACAAAAAACAAGCTGAAGTTGAAAAGCTTCACAAAAGCCAATTACAGCAATTAGAAGTAATCTCTGGTCTCTCTGCAGAAGAAGCAAAAGAGCAATTAGTAGAAGGCTTAAAAGCTGAAGCTAAAACAAAAGCAATGTCTCATATTCAAGAAACTATTGAAGAGGCGAAGCTTACTGCACAGCAAGAAGCTAAAAAAATCATCATCAACACTATTCAAAGAGTTGGAACGGAAGAAGCAGTAGAAAACTGTGTATCTGTTTTCAATATAGAATCTGACGATGTAAAAGGTAGAATTATCGGACGTGAAGGACGTAACATTAGAGCGCTAGAAGCTGCAACTGGAGTTGAAATTATTGTTGACGATACACCAGAAGCAATTATCCTTTCTTGCTTTGATCCTGTTCGTAGAGAAATTGCGCGTTTGTCTCTGCACAAACTTGTAACTGACGGACGTATTCACCCAGCACGTATTGAAGAAGTAGTCGCTAAAACAGCGAAACAAATCGATGATGAGATTATCGAAGTTGGTAAACGTACCGTTATTGACTTAGGAATTCACGGTTTACATCCTGAATTAATTAAAGTTGTGGGTAGAATGAAATATCGTTCTTCTTACGGACAAAACTTATTACAGCACTCAAGAGAAGTTTCTAAGCTTTGCGGTATTATGGCTGCAGAATTAGGATTGAATGTAAAACTG includes these proteins:
- a CDS encoding cell division protein ZapA translates to MDGKLRIKISIADRVYPLTVEPAQEEGLRSASKKIDAMIKQFEENYAVRDKQDVLAMCALQFASQVEQKQIDNAIDGEETIERIKRLNTLLDQYLEN
- the rny gene encoding ribonuclease Y — encoded protein: MDIITIIIGIVGIAAGFAIAKIIEKSNISNLIKNAKKEAASILKDANLEAENIKKDKILQAKERFIELKSEHEQVILARDKKVAEVEKRVRDKESQVSNELSKAKKVNDDFEARTAEYENKIEVLDKKQAEVEKLHKSQLQQLEVISGLSAEEAKEQLVEGLKAEAKTKAMSHIQETIEEAKLTAQQEAKKIIINTIQRVGTEEAVENCVSVFNIESDDVKGRIIGREGRNIRALEAATGVEIIVDDTPEAIILSCFDPVRREIARLSLHKLVTDGRIHPARIEEVVAKTAKQIDDEIIEVGKRTVIDLGIHGLHPELIKVVGRMKYRSSYGQNLLQHSREVSKLCGIMAAELGLNVKLAKRAGLLHDIGKVPDTESDLPHALLGMQWAEKYGEKEEVCNAIGAHHDEIEMKSLLSPIIQVCDAISGARPGARRQVLDSYIQRLKDLEDVAYGFSGVKNAYAIQAGRELRVIVESEKVSDDNAANLSFEISQKIQTEMTYPGQVKVTVIRETRAVNIAK